The following coding sequences are from one Streptomyces sp. NBC_00536 window:
- a CDS encoding M20 metallopeptidase family protein: protein MSLHDDALALAPDLVRLRHDLHRFPELGLALPRTQERVLKALDGLPLEVSQGSALSSVTAVLRGGRPGPAVLLRADMDGLPVIEKAPLPFAADNGAMHACGHDLHTAMLAGAAHLLAARREQLHGDVVFMFQPGEEGWDGAGAMLAEGVLDAAGSRPVAAYALHVASSMPHGEFSSRRGPILAASDALNVTVHGAGGHGSTPHRAKDPIPAACEMVTALQTMVTRRFDVFDPVVVTVGLLQAGTQRNIIPETAHFEATVRTFSAEARSKVADTVVELVRAVAAAHGLQAEIEYVPGYPVTVTNGPETDFLADTVREVFGEERYRTMANPLTGAEDFSRVLDAVPGSFAWLGAAPKGTTDPDDLPLNHSPYAEFDDAVLPDGAALYAELATRRLAA, encoded by the coding sequence GTGTCCCTGCACGACGACGCTCTCGCTCTGGCCCCGGACCTGGTCCGGCTCCGCCACGACCTCCACCGGTTCCCCGAGCTGGGCCTCGCCCTCCCGCGCACCCAGGAGCGGGTGCTGAAAGCTCTCGACGGACTGCCGCTGGAGGTGAGCCAGGGCTCCGCGCTGAGTTCGGTCACCGCGGTGCTGCGCGGCGGGCGGCCGGGGCCGGCGGTGCTGTTGCGCGCCGACATGGACGGGCTGCCGGTCATCGAGAAGGCCCCGCTGCCGTTCGCCGCCGACAACGGCGCCATGCACGCCTGCGGACACGACCTGCACACCGCCATGCTCGCGGGCGCCGCACACCTGCTGGCCGCCCGGCGGGAGCAGCTCCATGGCGACGTGGTCTTCATGTTCCAGCCCGGCGAGGAAGGCTGGGACGGCGCGGGAGCCATGCTCGCCGAGGGCGTGCTGGACGCGGCGGGCAGCCGCCCGGTCGCCGCGTACGCCCTGCACGTGGCGTCGAGCATGCCGCACGGGGAGTTCAGCTCCCGGCGCGGGCCGATCCTCGCCGCCTCCGACGCGCTGAACGTCACCGTCCACGGTGCGGGCGGCCACGGCTCGACGCCGCATCGGGCCAAGGACCCCATCCCGGCGGCCTGCGAGATGGTCACCGCTCTGCAGACCATGGTGACCCGCCGCTTCGACGTGTTCGACCCGGTGGTGGTCACCGTAGGACTCCTCCAGGCCGGCACCCAGCGCAACATCATCCCCGAGACCGCCCACTTCGAGGCGACCGTACGCACCTTCTCCGCCGAGGCGCGGTCCAAGGTCGCCGACACCGTGGTGGAACTGGTCCGCGCCGTCGCGGCCGCCCACGGCCTGCAGGCGGAGATCGAGTACGTTCCCGGTTACCCGGTGACCGTGACCAATGGACCCGAGACCGACTTCCTGGCGGACACCGTCCGGGAGGTCTTCGGCGAGGAGCGCTACCGGACGATGGCCAACCCGCTGACCGGGGCGGAGGACTTCTCCCGGGTGCTCGACGCCGTCCCGGGATCGTTCGCGTGGCTCGGCGCCGCCCCGAAGGGGACGACCGACCCCGACGACCTGCCGCTCAACCACTCGCCGTACGCGGAGTTCGACGACGCGGTGCTCCCCGATGGAGCCGCGCTCTACGCCGAACTCGCCACCCGCCGCCTCGCGGCCTGA